Proteins found in one Pyrus communis chromosome 15, drPyrComm1.1, whole genome shotgun sequence genomic segment:
- the LOC137717504 gene encoding probable E3 ubiquitin-protein ligase RZFP34: protein MQDIMVRQNIMGDAHCNLSNGEYKLKLESKVTGEATELLEKGYMQYGCPHYQRRCSIRAPCCNEIFDCRHCHNEAKNDISVDQKHRHDMPRHQVKQVICSLCDTEQEVQQVCVNCGVCMGKYFCETCKLFDDDVSKKQYHCNGCGICRIGGRENFFHCYKCGCCYSTLLKNSHPCVEGAMHHDCPVCFEFLFETRNDVTVMPCGHTIHKNCLKEMRDHYQYACPLCSKSVCDMSKVWEKYDMEIAAQPMPEPYQNKLVSILCNDCGKSSQVQYHVVARKCLNCKSYNTRQTRG from the exons ATGCAAGATATAATGGTTAGGCAGAACATAATGGGAGATGCCCACTGTAATCTATCAAATGGCGAGTATAAACTCAAACTTGAATCGAAGGTTACTGGGGAGGCCACTGAATTGCTAGAGAAAGGATACATGCAGTATGg atgTCCACACTACCAGCGAAGGTGCAGTATTAGAGCTCCTTGCTGCAATGAGATTTTTGATTGTCGCCATTGTCATAACGAAGCTAAG AATGATATTAGTGTTGATCAGAAGCATAGACATGACATGCCGCGTCATCAAGTGAAACAG GTGATATGTTCACTTTGCGACACTGAGCAAGAG GTTCAACAAGTTTGTGTCAACTGTGGTGTATGTATGGGGAAATACTTCTGTGAGACTTGCAAGCTATTTGATGATGAT GTATCTAAGAAACAGTACCATTGCAATGGCTGTGGGATTTGCAG AATTGGGGGGCGCGAGAATTTCTTTCACTGCTACAAGTGTG GTTGCTGCTACTCAACGCTGTTGAAGAACAGCCACCCCTGTGTGGAGGGAGCAATGCATCACGACTGCCCTGTTTGCTTTGAG TTCTTATTCGAAACAAGAAATGATGTTACCGTCATGCCATGTGGGCACACAATTCACAAGAATTGCTTAAAAGAGATGAGGGACCATTATCA ATATGCTTGCCCTCTTTGCTCCAAGTCAGTTTGCGATATGTCTAAGGTATGGGAGAAATATGACATGGAGATTGCAGCTCAACCGATGCCTGAACCCTATCAAAACAAAttg GTTTCGATCCTCTGCAACGACTGCGGGAAAAGCTCACAGGTGCAGTACCATGTTGTGGCCCGGAAATGTCTGAACTGTAAATCTTACAACACTCGCCAAACGAGAGGCTGA